TTACAATCCGAGAAAATACCTTAGCCTTAGGCAGTCCGGGCAAAATTCGGGCGAAATCAATGATAAACTCAGAGCCAGAATGGGCGATGAGGACAAAATTGGAATAAATACCCTCTGACTCCTTCTCTCCGATTTCTATCTGGACTGGCGGTCCTTGTTGGGGCTGTTTCTCATCCATACCGATTCTCCTTTCCTCGTTTAAAAATGTCTACTTATTGACAAGACGGATAAACTTTCTCTTGCCTACTTTCAAAACAGCAGGCCTCTCCAAAGGTTTTATAATTAGATTGGGGTCAGAGATGCGAATACCGTCAAGATAAATCGCACCCTCTTGGATTTTGCGCCGCGTCTCGCT
This genomic window from candidate division WOR-3 bacterium contains:
- a CDS encoding DUF3467 domain-containing protein; the encoded protein is MDEKQPQQGPPVQIEIGEKESEGIYSNFVLIAHSGSEFIIDFARILPGLPKAKVFSRIVMTPQHAVLLHEALSENIRKYEARFGKIRVHGQKEDTAKTLGF